DNA from Castellaniella sp. MT123:
GCTGAACGCCGAACTGCTGGGTATCGAAGCGGTGGCCGGAGGCCATCTGGCCAGCGTGCGCTATTCCGGCATGCTGCGCGAATCGGCCGGTGCCGAGGCCTTCCGCTTCGAAGAGGTCTGGAATCTGTACAAGGCCGAAGGCGCGGGCTGGCTGCTGGCCGGAATCCAGCAGCTCAACCCGCAATGACGCCACATCCCGTGTCCATACGCACAGGATAAAACCGGTAAACTGGGGCCTTGTACAAGGCCCCAGTGCTTTCTGGATGCCGTTCGCGGTCCTCGATCCGGTTTCGTCCGATGCGGGCCGGCCATCGGTCCCTCGCATGAACATGTCTTTTCCCTTCTTCCTGCCTCATCCCGCGGCATTGCTGCTGCGCGGCTTCAATGCCTTATTGCACCGAGAACCCTGGGCGCGCGAACGTCTGATGGCCCATGCGGGCAAATCCGTGCGTCTGTCCGCCGGGCATCCCTGGTCGCTGCAGGCGTCCATCGGCTCCGACGGGACCCTGCAGGCGTGCGATGCGGCCGTGGTGCCCGATGTTACCCTGTCCGTGCCATCCGACCGTCTGCGTGACCTGCCCGCCGCCTGGCGGGACCAGGGGTTGGCGGGTGTGACGGCGCTGGCTCATATCCAGGGGGACGCGGGGCTTGCCCATCTGGTGTCCGACCTGGCGCGCGGCCTCAGCTGGGATGTGGAAGACGATCTGTCCCGGGTCGTGGGCGATGTCGTTGCCGTGCGGCTGACGCAGGGTGCCAGACTGCTGGCCGGTGGCGTAAGACAGACTGCCGGGCGGGCACGGGACAATCTGGCCGAATACCTGGGGGAAGAATCCGGCATCGGGGTTCGTGGCGTGGATTTCGGGGCCTGGCAGGTTGATCTGCGCACGCTGGAAGCCCGTCTGGACCGTCTGAATGCGCGCCTGTCCCGTCTGCCGGAGGGCGCATGCTGACGTTTCTGCGCGTGGGGTACATCCTGTGGGTGGCTCTGCGGTATCGGCTCGACGAGATGGTCCTGTCCGGCCTGCAGCACCCTTGGGCGCATGCCTTGCTGCGCGTGGTCTGCCTGGGGCGCCGTCCCCACAGGCCGCGCGGCGAACGACTGCGGCTGGCGCTGGAAACCCTGGGCCCGATCTATGTGAAATTCGGCCAGGTGCTGTCCACGCGCCGCGACCTGGTGCCCACCGACATCGCCGATGAGCTCGCCCTGCTGCAGGATCGCGTACCGCCGTTTCCTTCGGATCAGGCCGCCGCCATCATCGAAGAATCCCTGGGGGCGCCTCCACAAACTCTGTTTGCCGAGTTCGAGCGCGACCCGGTGGCGTCGGCATCGATTGCTCAGGTGCACTTCGCCGTGCTGCATGACGGCCGGGAAGTCGCCGTCAAGGTCCTGCGCCCCGCGATGCGCGAGGCCATCGAACGCGACCTGACGCTGCTGCGCGCCCTGGCGGGGCTGGTCGAACGGCTGGTGCCCGATGGCCGGCGCCTCAAGCCTCGCGAGGTCGTGGCCGAATTCGACAAATACCTGCATGACGAACTGGACCTGATCCGCGAGGCGGCCAACTGCAGCCAGTTGCGGCGCAATTTCGGGCCGGACACCGGTCGTGCCGACTTGCTGCTGGTGCCCGAGGTCGTCTGGGAGTTCTGCGCCAGCCAGGTGTTCACCATGCAGCGCATGCGCGGCGTGCCCGTCAGCCGGGTGGCGCAACTGCGCGAACTGGGGGTCGATATTCCGCGCCTGGCGCGTCAGGGGGTCGAGATCTTTTTCATGCAGGTGTTCACGGACGGCTTCTTCCATGCCGACATGCATCCGGGCAACATCTACGTATCGGATGATCCCGAAACGCTCGGGCGCTACATTGCGCTGGACTTTGGCATCGTCGGATCGCTGTCGGAATTCGACAAGAACTACCTGGCGCAGAATTTCCTGGCCTTTTTCCGCCGCGATTATCGGCGGGTGGCCCAGTTGCACATCGAGTCGGGCTGGGTGCCGTCCACCACGCGCGAAGAAGAACTGGAAGGTGCCGTTCGGGCGGTGTGCGAACCGTACTTCGACCGGCCGTTGGCGGAAATCTCACTGGGTCAGGTGCTGCTGCGACTGTTCCAGACCTCGCGGCGCTTCAGTGTGGAAATCCAGCCGCAACTGGTGCTTTTGCAAAAAACCCTGCTGAACGTCGAGGGCATGGGGCGCGAGCTCGACCCCAACCTGGATCTGTGGCAGACGGCCAAGCCCTTCCTCGAAAAATGGATGCATCAGCGCGTCGGCCTGCGCGGCTTGCGTCAGCGTCTGGACCAGGAAGCCAGCCAATGGGCGCAGATCCTGCCGCAGATCCCGCGGCTGGCCTATACCCGGCTGAACCATCCCGATCCTGGACCCGCCATGCGTTCCGAACTGGAACGGCTGCGACGCGCCCAGGAAGGCGCCAACCGTTTGCTGATGGTGCTGTGTGGCATCCTGGCTGTCGGCCTGGGTGTCGCCGTGTGGGCGCTGACACGCGGGGGATGGGTATGACAGGGGATGCGCGCTTCGAAGCCAAGATCCTGTCGCCGGCCGAATGCGAGGCTGCCGTGCGTCAGGGCCGTTTTCCGCGCCCACTGGTGTTCACCAACGGTGTTTTTGACATCCTGCATCGCGGGCATGTGACGTATCTGGACCAGGCCGCCCAGCTGGGCGCGGCCCTGATCGTGGCGGTCAA
Protein-coding regions in this window:
- a CDS encoding SCP2 sterol-binding domain-containing protein, with translation MNMSFPFFLPHPAALLLRGFNALLHREPWARERLMAHAGKSVRLSAGHPWSLQASIGSDGTLQACDAAVVPDVTLSVPSDRLRDLPAAWRDQGLAGVTALAHIQGDAGLAHLVSDLARGLSWDVEDDLSRVVGDVVAVRLTQGARLLAGGVRQTAGRARDNLAEYLGEESGIGVRGVDFGAWQVDLRTLEARLDRLNARLSRLPEGAC
- the ubiB gene encoding ubiquinone biosynthesis regulatory protein kinase UbiB encodes the protein MLTFLRVGYILWVALRYRLDEMVLSGLQHPWAHALLRVVCLGRRPHRPRGERLRLALETLGPIYVKFGQVLSTRRDLVPTDIADELALLQDRVPPFPSDQAAAIIEESLGAPPQTLFAEFERDPVASASIAQVHFAVLHDGREVAVKVLRPAMREAIERDLTLLRALAGLVERLVPDGRRLKPREVVAEFDKYLHDELDLIREAANCSQLRRNFGPDTGRADLLLVPEVVWEFCASQVFTMQRMRGVPVSRVAQLRELGVDIPRLARQGVEIFFMQVFTDGFFHADMHPGNIYVSDDPETLGRYIALDFGIVGSLSEFDKNYLAQNFLAFFRRDYRRVAQLHIESGWVPSTTREEELEGAVRAVCEPYFDRPLAEISLGQVLLRLFQTSRRFSVEIQPQLVLLQKTLLNVEGMGRELDPNLDLWQTAKPFLEKWMHQRVGLRGLRQRLDQEASQWAQILPQIPRLAYTRLNHPDPGPAMRSELERLRRAQEGANRLLMVLCGILAVGLGVAVWALTRGGWV